The Anabaena sp. PCC 7108 region CTACTAAAATTTCATTCACAGTCACAGAATCTCGATGACCATTCACAGAAAAATAAAGCCGTTTTCCTTCCGTAACTGTCACCACTTCTTCTAACTTACAATTCAGTACTAAGCGAATACCTTCAGCAATCAAAACCTGTTGTAAAATTGCTGCTGCTTCTCCATCTTCTTTATTTAAGATATGAGAACCACTATGAAATAATGTCACTTCACAACCCAAACGGCGGAATGTTTGTGCCAATTCGCAACCAATTGGTCCTCCACCAATTACTGCTAATTTATCTGGTTTTTGAATTAGGGAAAAAACTGTTTCATTAGTTAGATAACCTGCTGTTTCTAAGCCGTTAATTGCCGGTTTAACGGCTCTTGCACCAGTTGCAATCACAGCTTTTTTAAACTTCAGAGTTTTGTCACCAACCTGGACAGTATTGTTACTCGCAAACTTACCTTCACCCAAAAAGACATCAACACCTAAATTTTTAAACCTTGTTGCTGAATCATGATCACTAATACTAGACCTAATGCGCCGCATTCTTGCCATAACTGTAGCAAAATCAACCTCAATATGTTGGGAAATATTAATACCTAAATCCTTAGCTTTCCACATTTCCCCAACTGTACGAGCTGACCGAATCAAAGATTTAGATGGTATACAACCTACGTTCAAGCAATCTCCACCCATGAGATTCTTTTCAATTAATGCTACTTTTAAACCCAAATCCAGCCCCGCAGCACCCGCAGCCACAACTAATCCTGCTGTACCTGCACCAATTACTACCAAATCATAATCATCAGCAGGTTGCGGATTCACCCAATTTGAGGGATGAACATTAGCAACCAAATTTTGATTGTATTCATCCATTGGTAAAACTGTAATTCTCTCAAATTCTGTAGTAGACATTATGTATTACCTCTAAAGGGTGAAGTATAAACTATGTTTTTGATTTTAGTCTGTAGTTAATCTGTTATCATTACTATGAATATACCCTGAAAAATATTTTGTCAGTTTTGTATTTAACAATTCCTAGCTAAACGAATAATATCAATTATAAATGAGATTTTTTTTTACAAAACTTCTTCATCTAAAGCTTTTTTTGCCACACTGGTAATATAAACAGTGACAACTAATGTAGCGATAAAACCCACAATTTTAATAACCCATGTCAGAGTCTGATTTGTAGGTTGAGCTTCTGTACCAATTAATGCTATATTTCCGGCTAAGGAACCAAGGTAAACATACATAATTGTTCCCGGAATCATCCCTACAGAACCGAGAAAATAGTCTTTAAAAGCAACTCCTGTAATTCCTAAGGCATAATTTAATAAGTTGAAAGGAAAAATGGGAGAAAGTCGTGTCAGCAAGACAATTTTTAAGCCTTTTTTACTCACTGCTTTATCAATAGCAACAAATTTATTGTTATCTGCAATTTTTTTAGCTACCCAATTTCTAGCTAGATAACGTCCAACCAAAAATGCGGCTGTAGCACCGAGTGTCGCACCAATAAATACATAAACAGAACCCCAAGCTACACCAAAAACAACACCAGATCCTAATGTAAGAATTGAGCCTGGTAAAAAAGCAATAGTAGCAATAATGTAAATACCAATGAAAGCTATTGCTCCGATTGTACCCAGTCCATCAATCCAGTATAGTGCATTTTTGATGATTTCTTGTGGATGCAAATCAGATAAATTAAGAGATGCTTGTAATAAAATTTGAATATTCATATTTGCCAACATTTAGATTTTTTGTAGAAAGAGTTTAATTATTTAAACTTTAATTTAAGGTTTTTGAAGAGTTTTCATGATTCTTAGTTGCTATAGATTGTACACTTTTATCTAAAGCTTTTTGAGCAATTTTTGTAATGTAGATAGTCACAGTAATTGTGGCTAATAATCCT contains the following coding sequences:
- a CDS encoding mercuric reductase, with amino-acid sequence MSTTEFERITVLPMDEYNQNLVANVHPSNWVNPQPADDYDLVVIGAGTAGLVVAAGAAGLDLGLKVALIEKNLMGGDCLNVGCIPSKSLIRSARTVGEMWKAKDLGINISQHIEVDFATVMARMRRIRSSISDHDSATRFKNLGVDVFLGEGKFASNNTVQVGDKTLKFKKAVIATGARAVKPAINGLETAGYLTNETVFSLIQKPDKLAVIGGGPIGCELAQTFRRLGCEVTLFHSGSHILNKEDGEAAAILQQVLIAEGIRLVLNCKLEEVVTVTEGKRLYFSVNGHRDSVTVNEILVGAGRAPNVEGLNLEMVDVEYDKHQGVKVNDYLQTTNSKIYAAGDICMDWKFTHAADAAARIVIKNMLFSPFGVGRTQLSQLVMPWVTYTDPEIAHVGMYADEAEKMGIDITTIKIPFSSVDRAIADSEQLGFLKIHHKTGSDQILGATIVATHAGEMISEITTAMVNKIGLSKLSSVIHPYPTQAEAIKKAADTYRRTLLTPKTKKILEFLTKFS
- a CDS encoding TVP38/TMEM64 family protein, coding for MNIQILLQASLNLSDLHPQEIIKNALYWIDGLGTIGAIAFIGIYIIATIAFLPGSILTLGSGVVFGVAWGSVYVFIGATLGATAAFLVGRYLARNWVAKKIADNNKFVAIDKAVSKKGLKIVLLTRLSPIFPFNLLNYALGITGVAFKDYFLGSVGMIPGTIMYVYLGSLAGNIALIGTEAQPTNQTLTWVIKIVGFIATLVVTVYITSVAKKALDEEVL